The Terriglobia bacterium DNA window CCCGCGCCGGGAAGATCGGAATCGGCCGTGCAGAAGTGGAATCTCGATGTCCCGCGCGAAAAACTTGGCGAACTCACGCAACCGAGTACGCCGCTGCCCGTGCCGAAATTCAGCTACTTACACCACGGGCTGCTAGGGAGATCGGTACTATGCCTTGGAGCAGGAGCGAGCAATTTGGTTGAAAGGACTCTACCTTGGGCTAGGGAGGCCCAGGCGACCTGTCATCCTCACCAAGTCTGCGAAAGAGTCTGCCTGCATCTTCCGCATGACGCTGGCGCGGTGAACCTTCGCCGTGATCTCGCTAATCCCCATATCGGCGGCGATCTGCTTATTGAGCCGGCCGGAGACCACCGGGGGGAGGATCTCTCGTTCCCGAGGGGTCAGGGATTCAAACCGCTCCTGCAGGGCTGCAAGTTCCGACTCTTGCTGGTGTCTGAGGCGGTCGCGTTCCAGTGCGAGCTGGATCGCATCCAGCAGTTCTTGATCGCGGAATGGTTTGGTCAGGAATTCGACGGCTCCCGCCTTCATCGCCCGGACCGACATTGGGATATCGCCGTGCCCTGTGATAAAGATGATCGGAATGCGAATGTTAGCGTCAGCCAACCGGCGCTGGAAGTCGAGCCCGCTTATGCCGGGCAATCTGATATCGAGGACCAGGCATCCCGGCGCATTCGGTCGCTGCCTCTGCGGAAAATCCTGTGCCGACCCGAAGAGTTCGACGTGCAGACCCACCGAGCGGATGAGACTCTTGAGTGCATCGCGGATCGATGCGTCGTCGTCGATGACGTACACGACGGGTGGAGGCTCGCTCATGCCGCCTTCTCTGCGGCGGGAAGATTGATTGTAAATACTGTGCCATGCGGCGAGAAGGGCGCAACCGACAAATGGCCGCCATGTGTCTCAACAATGGAGCGGCTGATCGGGAGGCCGACTCCGATCCCGCCGACCTTGGTGGTGACGAATGGCTCAAAGATGCGCGGAACCTGGTCCAGGTCGACTCCTTTTCCAGAATCGCACACCTGGATCAGCACACATTCGTGGCCGCTGGACGACCTGATAAGCAACGCCCGCTCCCGGGCGTCGATTGTATTCATCGCATCAATGGCGTTCAGGATCAGATTCAGCAACACCTGCTGCAACTGAATGCGATCGCCCGTAACCGTAAGAAGATCAGCCGCCAGCTCTGTGCGAACCGTGACTCCGCCCCTGGCCAGCTCGCTGCTGGTGAGCGCCAAACTCTGTCGGATGACTTCATTCATGTCCAGATGCTTCATCTCCGGTGCTGCCTTCGCCAGCAGTGCGCGTATTTTCTCGATGATGTCGCTGGCGCGATGCGCCTCTTGTATCGCTCTGGTGACGGCCGCTCGCGCCTTGTCCAGGTCTGGCGGTTGCATAGCCAGCCAGCGCAAGCAAGAGCTCCCATTGGTCACCACCGCCGCCAGTGGCTGATTGATCTCATGAGCGACAAAGGCCGTAAACTGATCCATGGTTGCGATGCGACCTCTCCGTTGCGAACTCGGATCGTTTCATCTCCGGTAACGCTATGGCTTCTAACTGTTCGCCTTTAATGTCCCATAGAGTTTCCAGTTGGCTGTGCGCCATTTTCCGCCAACCCCCGATTCCCCCCACTCTTGTCCACTTGTTCCGAAACTAGAACAGAAAAGAGTCCGGTCAACAGAGATGGCCTGCAACCGCTACGAAGGCGGACGACACGATGCCGATGGCGAGCGAAAGAATTACCCCATGCCAGCCACAGCCTACCGGGTCGTTGTGTACAACGCGTCCCAGCTAGCGGAGGCGATTTTTAGCAGCTGGGTACGCTCCCAGGAATGCGCGCAATTCCGCGCGCGGACTCTCAATATCGCCTGCTACAAGGACACGAATCCCCCCGCTGCCAGGCTCTTGAGTCCCCCAATGACATTGGAACCATTTTGGCACAGGACGCCGGTCGCGTCTGCCAGCCAGATTGTGGATGCCGCTGTCAGGAAATCCCGGTACAACAACGCGTCAGGGAATGCATGACCATCCCGTCCCGTCGACCCGGATTTCTGCTGGCCTCAAGAGTCGTTTTCGCGATTGTGGGTCTTCAGGATTCCACGGCTTAACGCATAGCGGATGAATTCCGGACGCGAGTGCAGGTCCAGTTTCTCGGCAAATCGGGAACGATACGTTTCCACTGTGGCCGGGGAAATGCCCAACTTGACTGCGATTTCTTTATGCCCGTGGCCATGCACCATCAAGTGCAGGACTTCTTCTTCTCGCCGGCTTAACACGCCATGGTGTGGGCGGCCTTGGTCGCCGACGAGAGCGGCGACGACTTCATCGCTGATGTCCGCGCAAATGTACTTGCGTCCTGCAGCGGCCCGCCGAATCGCCGCCGTCAGCGTGGCTACGGACGCGGTGTCGAGCACGCGCGCCGAGCCGCCTGCCGCAAAGAACTCGCGCACAGACTCGGCGTGCTTGTGCCGCGACAGGAGCACCACCGCGGGGTTGTTCGCCACACTCACCAATGTCTTAACCAACAGTACGTGACGTGGCTGAGGATCCGTAACGCTCATCAGAACCAGGTCTGGTTCCAGCTTTCGCGCTGTTTCCACTAAGTCTTCCATGCGCACGGCTCCTACAACGGAGACGTCTTTGATCTTACTGAGCATCGCTTGCAGTGCGGTCCGAATGATCAATGCCTCTTCGCCGAGCAACACTGTGATTCGTTTGCCGGCCTTGGCAGTTTCGTTCTTGTCTTCATTGGACATCTTTACTCACCCTTCAGCGCGTCGGCATAAGCGCCTCCGACGGGGCATGCTGTGGTATCGATCGAGCAGTACTGATGTCCAAGATTATCGCCCGCGATTCTGCGAGGAAGTCCTCACAGACGATCTTGTTCCGAAAATAGAACCAATCACTTACTAGCGTGCGCAGTATGCGCCGAATCTTTACAGCCTACCTAAGTATTACTTGCGGCTGTAGTTCCGTTTCGGAACTGGTGTCCAAAATTGGGTTGCGCTATGCCTCTAACGTTGGCACTGGGCTCCGATATGGTCTCGGCAGGAATACTACTGCTCGCCGCCATACTCTTGCGCTCCCGCGTCTCCAGCGCCCGGGATGGGGCAATCGCCAAGCGAAAATCTTTATCACTGGCCACTAACCACTGCTCCGTCTCCTGCACGTAAGTTTATGATTCCATTAGAGGCAGGGGGGCCGTCCAAAGTTTGCCGGAGAGTAATATTGCGGAAGAACTCGATGATCTGCCGCTCCGCCCAACGCCCGTCGCAGCCATTCGCTTTTTCGATGAACGCGCAATGGCCGCCGTGCTTGGTTTCGATGAAGCGCACGTTCCAATTCGCCCGCAGCGCCGCCCGCGTCTCCGGCAGGATGAGCACAAACGGATCGTCCTCGGAGTGGATGACCAGCGTCGGCACGGCGATCTTCGGCACCAGCGGCGACGCGCTCGCCCGCGCGTAGTAATCGGCGGCGTTCGCGAAGCCGCAGTAGCGTGCCGTGACTTCGTCATCGAAGTCGCGCAAGCTGCGCAGCGCGCGCCAGCCGGGACGTTGAAAAATTTCCGGAAACAGCTGCGCCTTGCGTCCCATGCTGCACCACAGCGAAAGCAGAAAGCGCCACTCGTAGATGCGGTTCGACGCACGATGCAGTTCGGCGGCGCTCGCCGCCAGGTCCATGCCCGGACAAACCGCGGCGAAGGCCTCAACTTCGCGCGGCGCGGCGCTTCCCCATTCGCCGGCCAGTTTGAGCACCAGGTTGCCGCCCATGGAGAATCCGGCGATCGCCACCTGCGGCAATCGGTCTCTCGTGATCAGCTCGTTCACCACCGCGCCGACGTCGCCGGAGAGGCCGGAATGGTAGAGCGTGGGCGCCAGCCCCTCGGTGCCGCCGCAGTTGCGCAGGTTCATGCGGACCACGTTCATGCCCGCGGCCCAGGCTTTGCTTCCGGTTCCGATGACGTAGGAAGACTCGCTGGAGCCTTCCAGTCCATGCACAATGACAATTGTCACCGCCGCGCTGCGCTCCTGCTGCCAGTGGCAATCGCAGCGCACCTGCACGCCCTCATCGACGGTGAACAAGCGGCCCTCGGCCGCGGGCAGCAGATTTCGCCGCGGCAGGAAATGCCCGGCGAGCGTCTGGAGGTGGCCGCCGCGCAGCCCGCGGCGCGGCACGAAGGCCTCGCTCACGCGCGTTGCCGGCGGAGTTCCGGCGTTGCTGGTTTCTTGCGTGGACACTTATAATTCAATGTAACGAAAGTTGAGGATTCTGCCTTTTATCTGGGACGAACCGAAAGTTACTATGCCCATCTTCGAGTACATCTGCAAGGACTGCAAGAAGCCTTTCGAGGCCCTGATCATCGGCTCGCGCCAGCCGGAATGTCCGAGCTGCCATGGCCGCAACCTGGCGCAGCAGTTTTCCGTCTTCGTTGCCGGGGCCGCGCACCCCGGCGCACCAGCGACCGCCGCCTGCGGCGCCGGGCCCTCCACTTGAGGGCTCTCCCGCGGGCCGGGCGCCTGCTGCATGGAATAAGCGGGGCGGGAAGCGCGAGTCCGAATACGCTTCAACGTTAAACTACTCCTGAATCTTGCTTCAACGTTCAAGCATCTCATGAGGCGGGAGATTGCTTATGATCACCATTCGTCCCGCAGCCGAGCGCGGCCATTTCGATCACGGATGGCTGAACACCTATCACACCTTTTCCTTCGCCGATTATTACGATCCCAAGCACACCCATTTCCGCAGCCTGCGCGTGATCAACGAGGACACCGTCCAGCCAAGCGGCGGTTTCGGCACTCACCCGCACCGCGATATGGAGATCATCACCTACATCCTGCAGGGCGCGCTGGCGCACCAGGACAGCCTGGGAACCGGCTCGACCATCGTTCCCGGCGACGTGCAGCGCATGAGCGCCGGAACCGGAGTCCTGCACAGCGAGTTCAACCACTCCAAAGACGAGTTGGTGCACCTGCTGCAGATCTGGATTTTCCCCGGCGAGCGCGGGCTCAAGCCCAGCTATGAGCAGAAGACCTTTCCGGCGCAGCAGAAGCTGAACCGCCTGCTTCTGGTCGCGTCACCTGACGCCAGCGATGGTTCGGTGACCATTCATTCGGATGCGCGGGTTTACGGCTCGCTGCTGGAGGCCGGAAAAAGCGTCAAGCACGAGCTGGCGAAAGGACGAGGCGCGTGGATCCAGGTTGTCAGCGGCGCGATCGAGGTGAATGGAAAGCGGCTCGCGGCCGGCGATGGCGCGAGCATTGAAGACGACAAGCTGCTGACAATCACGGGACGGTCGGAGTCAAAAACGTCGGAGTTTCTGCTGTTCGACCTTGCTTAAGTTGCCGCTGTCGGTTGTCGTGATTTCAGATTGCGCGCGGCGATGGTGGTGCCTAGTTTGCGCGCCAGCGCGGCGAGTGATTCCTGCTCCGTGGGAGTGAGAGCGGACATGGCGCCAACGATGCGTTCGACGTGTTGTGGAAACACCCGCGCAATCAGCTTTCGTCCCTTCTCCGCGATGGAAACCAGGTAATAGCGGCGATCAGCGGCCTGGCGCGTACGCGTGACCAGGCCGCGTTTCTGCAGGTTTCCCACCACCATGGTGAGGTTGCCGCTGGTCTTCAAAAGCTTGCGCGCGAGTTCTCCGAGACAGAGCGGACCGATGTGATAGAGCGCCTCCAGCACGCCGAACTGGCTGGGCGTGAGGCCGACGGAGTCCAACCGCGACATGAGGAACGAATCCACGGTGTCGGCGGCGCGCAGGAGCTTGACGTAAGCGTCGAGGGCGCGTTCCTCCCTAGCGGTGCCGTGGAAGTGTTTCATCGGAGCTTCAGTTTCAGCAGCGATGGTTCGATATTAAACCATTGTGGCAAGTTTCGAAATGCACGGAGCTACCCCGGCGCAGTGATACCACATCCTTTCCCGCAGGCCTGAGCTGCACACCCGCGGCACCGGATCCAGGAAATTGGAAAGCTGCCCTAGCGTCGGTCGTGGAAGACGGCTTCGCGTTCATGCAGCGGAATTGGGGCAATGCGCCAGATGAACTGGCGGACGAGGAACATGGCCAGCAGAACGCCGCCAAAGGTACACACGATGGTCGCGCCGGTAGGAAGATCGAGCCAGACGGAAAAATAGCAACCGAGGGCGGAGACGAGCGTGCCCATGGTCCAGCCGATGGCGAGGCGCGGGCCGATTTTGTCAGCGAAGAGCATGGCGCCAACCGACGGCACGATGAGATAGCAGAAGACCAGCAGCACACCGGCAATCGCCACCGAGGAGGTGACGACGAAGCCGAACGAGGCGTAGAAAAGAAAGTCCCACAGGCCGATGGAGATGCCGGACTGTTCGGCGAGCTTCGGGTTGGTGGAGATGAGGAGGAACTTGCGGCGAAAGATGTAGTGAAACAGGCCAATGCCACCATACAGGGCCGCGGTTTTCGCCACTTCGTGTCCGGAGACGGCGAGGATGTTGCCGACGAGCATGTCCTTGAGGTGCTCGGTTTCGCCGGTGGCCTTGCTCATGGCGAGGATGGCGGCGGCGGAGGCAACGGCGTAGGTAATGCCGATGAAGGCTTCCAGGGGAATGCGTCCGCGGTGGGCACGCACCAGGGCGAAGATGCCGGCGCCGAGGAAAGTGAAGACAAGGCTGATCCAGTAGGCGGCGGCGCCGTGCGGATCCATGCCGGCGAGGATGGCGGTGGTGGCACCGAGGGCGGCGATCTGGGCGAGCGCGAGGTCAACAAAGATGACGCCGCGCTCCACCACGTGCACGCCGAGGTAGGCGTGAATGCCCGTCAGGATCAGGCTGGCAAGGAACGGCAAGATGAGAAACGAAAGCAGCAACATTTATGTTTCCACCTGTACGGCGTCTATTTTGTCGCGTTGAAGGCCTTGGTCAGCAACCCAATATCGTAATCGAACAGCTTGAAATAGTCGGTCACTTGCTTCTCGCCGCCGACCGACGGCAGCAGCACCAGCACCTGCGCACCGGTTTCGCGGCCGATGCTGTTGGGAGTTTTAAGGTCGAAATACGGCTCGATGAGCATCACCTTGACATTGTCGCGCCGCATCATCTGGATGATATCGATGGTGTGCTGCGGGGTGGGCGGAATGCCGGGCCGCGGTTCGATGTATCCCATGACGTTGAGACCGAATCGCTTGGAAAAATTGGTCCAGGAGTTGTGATAGGTGACGACCTTGCGTCCGCGGAAGGGTTTCATCTGTTCGTCCCAGTTTTTCTCGGCGGCGGCGAGGCGCTTGTCGAAGTCGGCGAAGCGCTGCTGGAAGTAGCTGCTGTCCTGCGGGTCGAGCTCACCGAGCTTGGCGGCGATGCCCTTGGCGACGCGACGGCCGTTGTCGGGATCGAGCCAGTAGTGCGGGTTGCCGAGGGGATGGACATCGCCCATGGCGCGCGTGATCTGGCCGGTGGGGATCTCGAGGATTTCGGCAAACTGCGAGGCGTCAAGGTAGCCGGGCGCCCCGACCTGCACGCGTGCATTGCCGCATTGCGTGATCAGCGGCGGAAGCCAGCCAATTTCAAGCTGTAATCCGACGCTGATCAGCAAGTCGGCATTGCGGAGCTTGAGCAGAAAGCTGGGCTTGGCCTCGACGAAGTGCGGGTCCTGGTATCCCTTGGCGATGGACTCCACACTGATACGGTCGCCGCCGACTTCCTGGGCCAGCGCGGCGAGATCGGTGGTCGAGGTGACTACGTTGAGCTTCTTGGCGGACGCAAGCGGCGCGGCCAGCAAGGCCAGCGTCAACAGCGCGAACATCGTTCCAACAACCTTCACACATTCCTCCTAGAAAGGATGCGCGCCGTGCGCACCCAGGGAAAACTGCAATTGCATTAGGAACTCGTGCGCGTCGAAGTGCTCGGCATAGCGGGTCAACCGGTACTGGCCGCGGAGTTGGCTGAACTCGCTGGGCCAGTAGGTCAGCACGAGCGAGGCACCGCTGTCGGTGAGCGAATCGTCGCGCGCGCGGTCAGAGCGGTCGTAACGCGCGCCGGCAAACCAGCGGCGGCCCAACTGATAATCGCCCGAGGCATAAAAACCGAAGGAGCGCTGCAGGCGCGGCAATTGCTGGCGCTGGCTCCAGATGAACTCGCCGCGACCGACGAAGGATTGGTAAATCGAGCGGCGCAACGGCTTCCAGCGCAGGGTGGCGTCAACGCCATAGAGCTGGGTCAGAAAGCGGCTGCCGAGGTCGTTGTGCCCGCGCGCGTAGGAAGCGCCGATATCGAGGTTGGTGGACTCAGTGAGGTCGCGATAGCCACGCAGGTGGGCGATGGCGCTGACGTCACTGCGTCGCGACGAGGTGAAGACGTCGGCGGAGTCGCCGCGGAAGACCTGCCCGGTGGCTTCGAGGAAAAGCCCCTTGGGCGCAGGCAGAATGCGGGTGAACGACAGGCCGGCGTCGTTGATGCCATCTTCCCCGCCGACCAGGCTGTTGGTGACGAGCGGGCGGTCGGCCCAGGACAGCACGTGGTTGTGCAGCGTGTTCACCTTGCCGAAGGCAGCGCGCATCTTGCCGCCACGCGCGACGATGCCGGCGGGCAGCGCGGTGAAAGTGATGTAACCCTCTTCGAGGTTGACACCTTCTTCGCCGAAAGAGAGGAAGAAGTCGCCGCGCGCATAGGGATCGATGATCGCCTGGAGGCCGACCTCGGATTCGTGCATCTGGAAGGCGGGCGTCGGAGTAATGGGATTGTGACCCATGGAGCCGAGGAAATCGCCGATGACGCTGATGTCGGGATTGAGTGCCTTGGATGCGGCTGAGGCTCCGCCGTATACCGGCAACGCGCCGGCCTGCTCGGCGCCGCCGACCACAGGCGTGGCCGTAGCCTGCAGCGACGCAGAAGCGGGCGCGGTGGGAGTGGCTGCGGCAGCCTGGGCCTGCTGTTCCTGCTGCGCTTTGAGCATGCGCACCTGGCCTTCGAGCAGGATGATGCGCTCCTCGATCGCCTTGATGCGGTCGTCTTGGCTCTGCTGGGCGCGAGCCGCCGGCGTATTCGCCAAAACAATGAAGATCATCAATGCAACGCCCCAACGGCGGTTTTGCATGGGGAACCTCCTGCTTGCAATCAGAATGGCTGCCGATGTCCGCGAAATCGGACGCGCCCCGGCAACATCAATACCGGGATTGAAACGGCCGAGGAAGATTCAAGCCTGAGGCGGAGGTCGGGTGTACAGGGGAAAGGTTTTCGCCGATTCGTAGGAGCCGGCCTGCTGCAGGGGCAACGGCGCGGCGCAGGTGAAGCGCGGCAGGGGTGCCACGGGGGCGGCGCTGATGGTCACAGGAAAATGTGCGGCAAGACACAGGAGGCAGTGATGCGGCGTCAGCGGCGCGCTTTCCAGCGGGCCAACCGAGCGGTGAACGTGAATGGCGTCATAGGAAATGACGCACATGAGGAGCAGGCAAAGTACCGCGGCGAAGCTGGCCCGCCGCGGCTTGCCGCGAGACATCAGCGGCGTCGGACATTGTGCGATGCTCACTGGCAGTATTGTAAACCCCGCGTGCGGAAGAAGTTCCGAGCTGCAAGGCTGCTCATAAAGATGCGTGAAGGCGGCAGAAAGCTGCACAGCCAAGGGCCGATAGTCGTTGGACGGCCGAATGCTTACGCCCCCGGGCATGGAGCCGTTGTCCAGAAACGGTTGATCAGCGCCAAGGCGGAGCAGTGGCGCAAATTTCGATCCTGCCTTGAGCGTTGCGCCCGCCTGGTTCGATACCATGTTTTTGACGTGCGTGAGCAAGGCAAGCTTCGCGGATGGTCGGACGGCGTTGTCGGGTTGCTGCTTTTTCTTGCGACTGCCATGGTTGTGGTATGGCAGAACTCAAGGCTGGGTGTGTTGTGGGACCTCAGTTACATCCTGGAGAACGCGTACCGAATTTCCCTGGGGCAGGTTCCCTATCGAGACTTTCCGCTTCCCTATCCGCCTTTGACGTTCGTGACGCAAGCGGCGCTCATCAAGTTCGCCGGAAGAGCGTTCTGGCATCACGTGCTGTACTGCGCCGTGGTCAGCGGAGTCGCGACGGTGCTGAGCTGGCGAATTCTCCTGAGGCTGCTGCGAGGGGCGGTTGAGCGGCCGCGGTTCGTGGCATCGGTGCTGAGCGCGCCACTGACCGTTCTGGGGATTTACTGCATTTTCCCGCACCCGTTTTACGACTGCGACTGCACCTTCGCGATCCTTTTGTGCCTACTCTTGCTGCTGCACGTGGAAGAAAGGGGATTCCCTTCTACGCTGAGTTTCTTCAGCGGCCTGGCGCTGGTTGTGCCGCCGTTGGTGAAACAAAACACCGGGCTGGCGTTCCTCGGCAGCGCAGTCCTTGCGATCCTGGCACTGCTGATTTTCGACAGGCGACGCGAGCAAGCTGTACGCGGCTACGGCCTCATGCTCGGCGGCATCACCGCGGGACTGGCGTTGGCGGCGATGGTGATTCACTTCACCGCGGGGCTGCAGAATTATCAGCACTGGACGATACAGTATGCGGCCGCGCGGCGCATGCCTTCGCTCAGCAACATGCTGTCGGTGTACGACAACCGGCTTCTACTGTGGTGGCTGCCCGCGTTCGTTGCGGGAGCGCTCTTGCTATCGCTTCGCCGCGCCAGTAGCGGGTTGGTAATTTTCGCGGCAGTTCTGCTGTCAGTGCCGTTCCTAGGGACGTCGGCATGCCTGCTGGGCGGAAACGATTCATCCGACAAAGCGGAGTGCCTGTTATCGCTGTGGCCGTTTCTGCTGATCGTCTCGTTCCTGGCTTCGGTGTGGACCGCGCGCCAGCGAAAAGGCATGACGCTCATGGCGCCCTTCATTGTGATCGCGACGGTGCACGGGGCATTTCTGTCGCAGCAGGTCTGGGGCTCGACCTATGCACTGTGGCCGCTGGCTATGATTTTGATCGCCAGCACGTTGACGGGGCTTGCGGCGGGGTCGAAGGAACGCCCCGCAATCGAGGTCGTGGTTGCGCTGCTGATCGCGGCGCCGCTATGTATTTCCGGCGCGCACTACGTGTGGAACCATGAGCGACTGGACTACGCAAATGTCTCCGACGGCCAGCCGCAACATTCGACGCTGCCGGCGCTCCGAGGATTAACCGCGCGCGGCGCGTGGCTTCCGCAGTTCGATGAGCTGGTTGCGTATGCTAAAGCCGAGATTCCGGCTGAGGACGGACTCCTGATGATCCCCGGTGAAGACCTCTTCTCCTACGCGACCGGCCGAGAGCCGCGCTTCCCGGTGCTGATGTTCGACCACACCGTGAACCCGTACAGCCCCGAAGAAATCGCACAGATGGCGCGTGCGCACAACATACGCTGGCTGGTGGTGAAGCGAGAGTTACAACTGGAAGCCGACCCGGTCGAAGACAGGAATCGGCTGCTTGATTTGTTGCGCAAGGAATTCGCGAAAGTGGAGGAGTTGGATAATTACGACGTGTATCGGCGCGTCGCGGCACTGCAGTGAATTGCGCGCCAAAGACATACGCGGACACCGAATTCTGCGCTACACACGCAGAATAGAACTTGGTCGGGGCGATTGGATTTGAACCAACGACCCCCTGCGCCCAAGGCAGGTGCGCTACCAGGCTGCGCTACGCCCCGACATCCTAAGTTCTGATTCTACCGCAACTTACAGTTTGGTTCTAGCCTGCGATTCATCGCACTGTGCCAAAACTGCGCTAAAACCCGTCATTTTGGCACAGCAAATCACGAGACCAGGCGCCCGTAAGTTCTTGAGAATTAGTTGCCCCGCATACCCATTATGCTTGCCGGAAAAATGCG harbors:
- a CDS encoding response regulator transcription factor, yielding MSEPPPVVYVIDDDASIRDALKSLIRSVGLHVELFGSAQDFPQRQRPNAPGCLVLDIRLPGISGLDFQRRLADANIRIPIIFITGHGDIPMSVRAMKAGAVEFLTKPFRDQELLDAIQLALERDRLRHQQESELAALQERFESLTPREREILPPVVSGRLNKQIAADMGISEITAKVHRASVMRKMQADSFADLVRMTGRLGLPSPR
- a CDS encoding response regulator transcription factor; this encodes MSNEDKNETAKAGKRITVLLGEEALIIRTALQAMLSKIKDVSVVGAVRMEDLVETARKLEPDLVLMSVTDPQPRHVLLVKTLVSVANNPAVVLLSRHKHAESVREFFAAGGSARVLDTASVATLTAAIRRAAAGRKYICADISDEVVAALVGDQGRPHHGVLSRREEEVLHLMVHGHGHKEIAVKLGISPATVETYRSRFAEKLDLHSRPEFIRYALSRGILKTHNRENDS
- a CDS encoding alpha/beta fold hydrolase, which gives rise to MSEAFVPRRGLRGGHLQTLAGHFLPRRNLLPAAEGRLFTVDEGVQVRCDCHWQQERSAAVTIVIVHGLEGSSESSYVIGTGSKAWAAGMNVVRMNLRNCGGTEGLAPTLYHSGLSGDVGAVVNELITRDRLPQVAIAGFSMGGNLVLKLAGEWGSAAPREVEAFAAVCPGMDLAASAAELHRASNRIYEWRFLLSLWCSMGRKAQLFPEIFQRPGWRALRSLRDFDDEVTARYCGFANAADYYARASASPLVPKIAVPTLVIHSEDDPFVLILPETRAALRANWNVRFIETKHGGHCAFIEKANGCDGRWAERQIIEFFRNITLRQTLDGPPASNGIINLRAGDGAVVSGQ
- a CDS encoding zinc ribbon domain-containing protein, with product MPIFEYICKDCKKPFEALIIGSRQPECPSCHGRNLAQQFSVFVAGAAHPGAPATAACGAGPST
- a CDS encoding pirin family protein, which produces MITIRPAAERGHFDHGWLNTYHTFSFADYYDPKHTHFRSLRVINEDTVQPSGGFGTHPHRDMEIITYILQGALAHQDSLGTGSTIVPGDVQRMSAGTGVLHSEFNHSKDELVHLLQIWIFPGERGLKPSYEQKTFPAQQKLNRLLLVASPDASDGSVTIHSDARVYGSLLEAGKSVKHELAKGRGAWIQVVSGAIEVNGKRLAAGDGASIEDDKLLTITGRSESKTSEFLLFDLA
- a CDS encoding MarR family transcriptional regulator, which gives rise to MKHFHGTAREERALDAYVKLLRAADTVDSFLMSRLDSVGLTPSQFGVLEALYHIGPLCLGELARKLLKTSGNLTMVVGNLQKRGLVTRTRQAADRRYYLVSIAEKGRKLIARVFPQHVERIVGAMSALTPTEQESLAALARKLGTTIAARNLKSRQPTAAT
- a CDS encoding metal ABC transporter permease; translated protein: MLLLSFLILPFLASLILTGIHAYLGVHVVERGVIFVDLALAQIAALGATTAILAGMDPHGAAAYWISLVFTFLGAGIFALVRAHRGRIPLEAFIGITYAVASAAAILAMSKATGETEHLKDMLVGNILAVSGHEVAKTAALYGGIGLFHYIFRRKFLLISTNPKLAEQSGISIGLWDFLFYASFGFVVTSSVAIAGVLLVFCYLIVPSVGAMLFADKIGPRLAIGWTMGTLVSALGCYFSVWLDLPTGATIVCTFGGVLLAMFLVRQFIWRIAPIPLHEREAVFHDRR
- a CDS encoding metal ABC transporter substrate-binding protein yields the protein MKVVGTMFALLTLALLAAPLASAKKLNVVTSTTDLAALAQEVGGDRISVESIAKGYQDPHFVEAKPSFLLKLRNADLLISVGLQLEIGWLPPLITQCGNARVQVGAPGYLDASQFAEILEIPTGQITRAMGDVHPLGNPHYWLDPDNGRRVAKGIAAKLGELDPQDSSYFQQRFADFDKRLAAAEKNWDEQMKPFRGRKVVTYHNSWTNFSKRFGLNVMGYIEPRPGIPPTPQHTIDIIQMMRRDNVKVMLIEPYFDLKTPNSIGRETGAQVLVLLPSVGGEKQVTDYFKLFDYDIGLLTKAFNATK
- a CDS encoding TonB-dependent receptor, with amino-acid sequence MQNRRWGVALMIFIVLANTPAARAQQSQDDRIKAIEERIILLEGQVRMLKAQQEQQAQAAAATPTAPASASLQATATPVVGGAEQAGALPVYGGASAASKALNPDISVIGDFLGSMGHNPITPTPAFQMHESEVGLQAIIDPYARGDFFLSFGEEGVNLEEGYITFTALPAGIVARGGKMRAAFGKVNTLHNHVLSWADRPLVTNSLVGGEDGINDAGLSFTRILPAPKGLFLEATGQVFRGDSADVFTSSRRSDVSAIAHLRGYRDLTESTNLDIGASYARGHNDLGSRFLTQLYGVDATLRWKPLRRSIYQSFVGRGEFIWSQRQQLPRLQRSFGFYASGDYQLGRRWFAGARYDRSDRARDDSLTDSGASLVLTYWPSEFSQLRGQYRLTRYAEHFDAHEFLMQLQFSLGAHGAHPF